The following are encoded together in the Chanodichthys erythropterus isolate Z2021 chromosome 16, ASM2448905v1, whole genome shotgun sequence genome:
- the phc3 gene encoding polyhomeotic-like protein 3 isoform X3: MGDTDKQSQEEMEGDGSSAAPVSSTPRSSSPTGSQPNSIPLGNVSSDRQAVQVIQQTLHRPQSMTAQYLQQMYAAQQQHILLQTAALQQQHQQSLTAAQILTTTEQAAQTNGRQPNSSPPSSNGNVTQLASVSQTSITMPTSSVTQPIGRLQVTSSNSTGGAISQQAMLLGNSSPTGSQAQMYLRTQMLILAPAATVAAVQPDLTVVSSMSSHSASSQVQSLALRTHLPGALATAQNIQIKPPLQGQTLVSPLPKMSICPLKSTQLSQNLVETSRSESQLTDVTQPPSAQPHIPPSTFTPVQSHTLVRHQLHCPSGQRVTPHQFIIQQSAAAHRQVQPIALRVTPQESSPLPLALQTRTTPTTATVQSQHTEFLSVPSSANQAANQSAVPPAALPDPPPLHLGPVLEPVSQYSPLACPPPLTMGLPRLVQPQRLSLRSVQTVAVQSDHMLSEEEHPVDEAVVQLPFQNLPPPQTVAVDLKMQPATQTEAPSYISAPTPPPQSPPDESQRTSDDVTAQPENRTADPEQPCIQSSRSVIRSPEDPTHANSSPPPLLSSAVRSTSRLPPASLPGNPEGRPSQAIVRPHILTHLIEGFVIREGLEPFPVRHASLEMNLQATLPEDREDGESARDDCLMDVEHPENSTDSDIDNPPAEDEQTDENLPDVLECEFCGKRGFARTFLRSKRFCSMTCVRRFNVSCKKRLNLFRPEKVGRWPHRPMGRRGRPPSRVNGGSREHYLRQQLQDSHRSNDNQRVSDSVWIEREEEDPPGPMTTRLRLQAEREKEQDREREQSRLGSCSSSDCVLDSSPSQWSVEQVCSFISSLPGCHDIAAEFQSQEIDGQALLLLTEDHLMNAMNMKLGPALKICAQINALKEP, translated from the exons ATGGGTGACACAGATAAACAGAGTCAGGAAGAGATGGAGGGGGACGGCAGCAGTGCCGCTCCAGTGAGCTCTACACCCAGATCCAGCTCTCCCACGGGCTCCCAGCCCAACTCCATTCCCCTGGGAAACGTCTCTTCAGACAGGCAGGCGGTCCAG GTAATCCAGCAGACGTTACACAGACCACAGAGCATGACAGCTCAGTACCTGCAACAGATGTATGCTGCCCAACAACAACACATCCTGCTGCAGACAGCTGCACTACAACAGCAGCATCAACAAAGCCTCACCGCTGCACAAATCCTGACCACCACAGAGCAG GCCGCACAGACTAATGGCAGGCAGCCCAACTCCTCCCCTCCATCATCCAATGGGAATGTAACTCAGCTTGCTAGTGTGTCTCAAACATCA ATCACCATGCCAACCTCTTCTGTAACTCAGCCAATAGGTCGCCTCCAGGTCACTAGCTCCAATAGCACAGGGGGGGCCATATCCCAGCAGGCCATGCTTCTAGGAAACAGCTCTCCCACAGGTAGCCAGGCCCAAATGTATTTGCGCACTCAGATG CTGATTCTTGCTCCTGCTGCCACTGTGGCTGCTGTTCAACCTGATCTGACTGTTGTGAGTTCAATGTCCTCTCATTCAGCATCATCACAG GTTCAAAGCTTGGCTCTCCGCACGCATCTCCCTGGAGCTCTTGCTACTGCCCAGAACATCCAGATCAAGCCTCCTCTTCAAGGCCAGACACTGGTGTCCCCCCTTCCCAAGATGTCCATATGCCCACTGAAGTCCACACAGCTGTCCCAGAACCTGGTAGAAACTTCTAGAAGTGAGTCCCAGTTGACCGATGTCACTCAGCCACCATCAGCCCAACCTCACATTCCTCCTT CAACGTTCACACCAGTCCAGTCTCATACGCTGGTCAGACACCAGTTGCACTGCCCTTCCGGTCAGAGGGTGACGCCCCACCAGTTCATCATCCAGCAGAGCGCCGCCGCTCACAGACAAGTCCAGCCCATCGCTCTGCGTGTCACACCGCAGGAAAGCTCTCCTTTACCCCTTGCCCTGCAGACCCGCACCACTCCCACTACAGCCACCGTCCAATCACAGCACACAGAGTTCCTCTCAGTGCCCTCGTCTGCAAATCAAGCGGCCAATCAGTCGGCAGTTCCTCCTGCGGCGCTCCCCGACCCTCCACCCCTTCATCTGGGCCCAGTGCTAGAGCCAGTCTCCCAGTATTCACCTCTGGCCTGCCCCCCTCCTCTCACCATGGGTCTGCCCAGGCTGGTCCAGCCGCAGAGACTCTCTCTACGCTCAGTTCAGACCGTAGCTGTCCAGTCTGACCACATGCTGTCTGAAGAGGAGCACCCGGTCGATGAAGCAGTAGTTCAGTTGCCTTTTCAGAATCTACCGCCACCACAGACAGTGGCAGTGGACTTAAAGATGCAACCTGCTACACAAACAGAAGCTCCCTCG TACATCAGTGCGCCCACCCCGCCACCACAGTCCCCACCAGATGAGTCACAGAGAACCTCTGATGATGTAACAGCTCAACCAGAAAACCGTACAG CTGATCCGGAGCAACCGTGCATTCAATCAAGCAGATCTGTGATCCGGTCACCGGAGGACCCCACACATGCCAACAGCTCCCCCCCTCCCCTCCTCTCTTCTGCGGTAAGAAGCACCAGCAGGCTTCCCCCAGCCAGCCTCCCAGGGAACCCTGAGGGTCGGCCCTCACAGGCCATCGTTAGACCTCACATCCTCACACACCTCATTGAGGGCTTCGTCATCCGAGAGGGCCTGGAGCCGTTCCCG GTGAGACATGCTTCCTTAGAGATGAACCTACAGGCCACACTGCCAGAAGATAGAGAGGATGGAGAATCAGCCCGGGATGACTGCCTAATGGATGTGGAGCATCCGGAAAACTCCACTGATTCCGACATTGACAACCCTCCCGCTGAGGATG AACAGACAGATGAAAACCTGCCTGACGTACTGGAATGCGAGTTTTGTGGGAAGAGAGGCTTCGCTCGTACCTTCCTCAGATCCAAACGCTTCTGCTCCATGACATGTGTCAGAAG ATTCAACGTAAGCTGTAAAAAACGCCTAAACCTGTTCAGGCCAGAAAAAGTTGGCCGCTGGCCCCACAGACCCATGGGCAGGCGGGGGAGACCACCTAGTCGTGTAAATGGCGGATCTAGGGAACACTACCTCAGACAG CAGCTGCAAGATTCCCATCGTTCCAACGACAACCAGAGGGTGTCCGATTCAGTGTGGATcgagagagaggaggaggatCCACCAGGCCCGATGACAACAAGGCTGCGTTTGCAGGCCGAAAGAGAGAAGGAgcaagacagagaaagagaacaGAGCCGACTGGGGAGCTGCAGCAGCTCTGACTGTGTTCTTGACTCAAGTCCCTCACAGTGGAGTGTGGAGCAAGTGTGCTCCTTCATCAGCTCTTTACCAG
- the phc3 gene encoding polyhomeotic-like protein 3 isoform X2: MGDTDKQSQEEMEGDGSSAAPVSSTPRSSSPTGSQPNSIPLGNVSSDRQAVQVIQQTLHRPQSMTAQYLQQMYAAQQQHILLQTAALQQQHQQSLTAAQILTTTEQAAQTNGRQPNSSPPSSNGNVTQLASVSQTSITMPTSSVTQPIGRLQVTSSNSTGGAISQQAMLLGNSSPTGSQAQMYLRTQMLILAPAATVAAVQPDLTVVSSMSSHSASSQVQSLALRTHLPGALATAQNIQIKPPLQGQTLVSPLPKMSICPLKSTQLSQNLVETSRSESQLTDVTQPPSAQPHIPPSTFTPVQSHTLVRHQLHCPSGQRVTPHQFIIQQSAAAHRQVQPIALRVTPQESSPLPLALQTRTTPTTATVQSQHTEFLSVPSSANQAANQSAVPPAALPDPPPLHLGPVLEPVSQYSPLACPPPLTMGLPRLVQPQRLSLRSVQTVAVQSDHMLSEEEHPVDEAVVQLPFQNLPPPQTVAVDLKMQPATQTEAPSATPLLKESESMNLLKDVEHVCPQYISAPTPPPQSPPDESQRTSDDVTAQPENRTADPEQPCIQSSRSVIRSPEDPTHANSSPPPLLSSAVRSTSRLPPASLPGNPEGRPSQAIVRPHILTHLIEGFVIREGLEPFPVRHASLEMNLQATLPEDREDGESARDDCLMDVEHPENSTDSDIDNPPAEDEQTDENLPDVLECEFCGKRGFARTFLRSKRFCSMTCVRRFNVSCKKRLNLFRPEKVGRWPHRPMGRRGRPPSRVNGGSREHYLRQLQDSHRSNDNQRVSDSVWIEREEEDPPGPMTTRLRLQAEREKEQDREREQSRLGSCSSSDCVLDSSPSQWSVEQVCSFISSLPGCHDIAAEFQSQEIDGQALLLLTEDHLMNAMNMKLGPALKICAQINALKEP, encoded by the exons ATGGGTGACACAGATAAACAGAGTCAGGAAGAGATGGAGGGGGACGGCAGCAGTGCCGCTCCAGTGAGCTCTACACCCAGATCCAGCTCTCCCACGGGCTCCCAGCCCAACTCCATTCCCCTGGGAAACGTCTCTTCAGACAGGCAGGCGGTCCAG GTAATCCAGCAGACGTTACACAGACCACAGAGCATGACAGCTCAGTACCTGCAACAGATGTATGCTGCCCAACAACAACACATCCTGCTGCAGACAGCTGCACTACAACAGCAGCATCAACAAAGCCTCACCGCTGCACAAATCCTGACCACCACAGAGCAG GCCGCACAGACTAATGGCAGGCAGCCCAACTCCTCCCCTCCATCATCCAATGGGAATGTAACTCAGCTTGCTAGTGTGTCTCAAACATCA ATCACCATGCCAACCTCTTCTGTAACTCAGCCAATAGGTCGCCTCCAGGTCACTAGCTCCAATAGCACAGGGGGGGCCATATCCCAGCAGGCCATGCTTCTAGGAAACAGCTCTCCCACAGGTAGCCAGGCCCAAATGTATTTGCGCACTCAGATG CTGATTCTTGCTCCTGCTGCCACTGTGGCTGCTGTTCAACCTGATCTGACTGTTGTGAGTTCAATGTCCTCTCATTCAGCATCATCACAG GTTCAAAGCTTGGCTCTCCGCACGCATCTCCCTGGAGCTCTTGCTACTGCCCAGAACATCCAGATCAAGCCTCCTCTTCAAGGCCAGACACTGGTGTCCCCCCTTCCCAAGATGTCCATATGCCCACTGAAGTCCACACAGCTGTCCCAGAACCTGGTAGAAACTTCTAGAAGTGAGTCCCAGTTGACCGATGTCACTCAGCCACCATCAGCCCAACCTCACATTCCTCCTT CAACGTTCACACCAGTCCAGTCTCATACGCTGGTCAGACACCAGTTGCACTGCCCTTCCGGTCAGAGGGTGACGCCCCACCAGTTCATCATCCAGCAGAGCGCCGCCGCTCACAGACAAGTCCAGCCCATCGCTCTGCGTGTCACACCGCAGGAAAGCTCTCCTTTACCCCTTGCCCTGCAGACCCGCACCACTCCCACTACAGCCACCGTCCAATCACAGCACACAGAGTTCCTCTCAGTGCCCTCGTCTGCAAATCAAGCGGCCAATCAGTCGGCAGTTCCTCCTGCGGCGCTCCCCGACCCTCCACCCCTTCATCTGGGCCCAGTGCTAGAGCCAGTCTCCCAGTATTCACCTCTGGCCTGCCCCCCTCCTCTCACCATGGGTCTGCCCAGGCTGGTCCAGCCGCAGAGACTCTCTCTACGCTCAGTTCAGACCGTAGCTGTCCAGTCTGACCACATGCTGTCTGAAGAGGAGCACCCGGTCGATGAAGCAGTAGTTCAGTTGCCTTTTCAGAATCTACCGCCACCACAGACAGTGGCAGTGGACTTAAAGATGCAACCTGCTACACAAACAGAAGCTCCCTCG GCGACGCCGTTGTTGAAGGAGAGTGAAAGCATGAATTTGTTGAAGGATGTAGAACATGTGTGTCCTCAGTACATCAGTGCGCCCACCCCGCCACCACAGTCCCCACCAGATGAGTCACAGAGAACCTCTGATGATGTAACAGCTCAACCAGAAAACCGTACAG CTGATCCGGAGCAACCGTGCATTCAATCAAGCAGATCTGTGATCCGGTCACCGGAGGACCCCACACATGCCAACAGCTCCCCCCCTCCCCTCCTCTCTTCTGCGGTAAGAAGCACCAGCAGGCTTCCCCCAGCCAGCCTCCCAGGGAACCCTGAGGGTCGGCCCTCACAGGCCATCGTTAGACCTCACATCCTCACACACCTCATTGAGGGCTTCGTCATCCGAGAGGGCCTGGAGCCGTTCCCG GTGAGACATGCTTCCTTAGAGATGAACCTACAGGCCACACTGCCAGAAGATAGAGAGGATGGAGAATCAGCCCGGGATGACTGCCTAATGGATGTGGAGCATCCGGAAAACTCCACTGATTCCGACATTGACAACCCTCCCGCTGAGGATG AACAGACAGATGAAAACCTGCCTGACGTACTGGAATGCGAGTTTTGTGGGAAGAGAGGCTTCGCTCGTACCTTCCTCAGATCCAAACGCTTCTGCTCCATGACATGTGTCAGAAG ATTCAACGTAAGCTGTAAAAAACGCCTAAACCTGTTCAGGCCAGAAAAAGTTGGCCGCTGGCCCCACAGACCCATGGGCAGGCGGGGGAGACCACCTAGTCGTGTAAATGGCGGATCTAGGGAACACTACCTCAGACAG CTGCAAGATTCCCATCGTTCCAACGACAACCAGAGGGTGTCCGATTCAGTGTGGATcgagagagaggaggaggatCCACCAGGCCCGATGACAACAAGGCTGCGTTTGCAGGCCGAAAGAGAGAAGGAgcaagacagagaaagagaacaGAGCCGACTGGGGAGCTGCAGCAGCTCTGACTGTGTTCTTGACTCAAGTCCCTCACAGTGGAGTGTGGAGCAAGTGTGCTCCTTCATCAGCTCTTTACCAG
- the phc3 gene encoding polyhomeotic-like protein 3 isoform X1: MGDTDKQSQEEMEGDGSSAAPVSSTPRSSSPTGSQPNSIPLGNVSSDRQAVQVIQQTLHRPQSMTAQYLQQMYAAQQQHILLQTAALQQQHQQSLTAAQILTTTEQAAQTNGRQPNSSPPSSNGNVTQLASVSQTSITMPTSSVTQPIGRLQVTSSNSTGGAISQQAMLLGNSSPTGSQAQMYLRTQMLILAPAATVAAVQPDLTVVSSMSSHSASSQVQSLALRTHLPGALATAQNIQIKPPLQGQTLVSPLPKMSICPLKSTQLSQNLVETSRSESQLTDVTQPPSAQPHIPPSTFTPVQSHTLVRHQLHCPSGQRVTPHQFIIQQSAAAHRQVQPIALRVTPQESSPLPLALQTRTTPTTATVQSQHTEFLSVPSSANQAANQSAVPPAALPDPPPLHLGPVLEPVSQYSPLACPPPLTMGLPRLVQPQRLSLRSVQTVAVQSDHMLSEEEHPVDEAVVQLPFQNLPPPQTVAVDLKMQPATQTEAPSATPLLKESESMNLLKDVEHVCPQYISAPTPPPQSPPDESQRTSDDVTAQPENRTADPEQPCIQSSRSVIRSPEDPTHANSSPPPLLSSAVRSTSRLPPASLPGNPEGRPSQAIVRPHILTHLIEGFVIREGLEPFPVRHASLEMNLQATLPEDREDGESARDDCLMDVEHPENSTDSDIDNPPAEDEQTDENLPDVLECEFCGKRGFARTFLRSKRFCSMTCVRRFNVSCKKRLNLFRPEKVGRWPHRPMGRRGRPPSRVNGGSREHYLRQQLQDSHRSNDNQRVSDSVWIEREEEDPPGPMTTRLRLQAEREKEQDREREQSRLGSCSSSDCVLDSSPSQWSVEQVCSFISSLPGCHDIAAEFQSQEIDGQALLLLTEDHLMNAMNMKLGPALKICAQINALKEP, encoded by the exons ATGGGTGACACAGATAAACAGAGTCAGGAAGAGATGGAGGGGGACGGCAGCAGTGCCGCTCCAGTGAGCTCTACACCCAGATCCAGCTCTCCCACGGGCTCCCAGCCCAACTCCATTCCCCTGGGAAACGTCTCTTCAGACAGGCAGGCGGTCCAG GTAATCCAGCAGACGTTACACAGACCACAGAGCATGACAGCTCAGTACCTGCAACAGATGTATGCTGCCCAACAACAACACATCCTGCTGCAGACAGCTGCACTACAACAGCAGCATCAACAAAGCCTCACCGCTGCACAAATCCTGACCACCACAGAGCAG GCCGCACAGACTAATGGCAGGCAGCCCAACTCCTCCCCTCCATCATCCAATGGGAATGTAACTCAGCTTGCTAGTGTGTCTCAAACATCA ATCACCATGCCAACCTCTTCTGTAACTCAGCCAATAGGTCGCCTCCAGGTCACTAGCTCCAATAGCACAGGGGGGGCCATATCCCAGCAGGCCATGCTTCTAGGAAACAGCTCTCCCACAGGTAGCCAGGCCCAAATGTATTTGCGCACTCAGATG CTGATTCTTGCTCCTGCTGCCACTGTGGCTGCTGTTCAACCTGATCTGACTGTTGTGAGTTCAATGTCCTCTCATTCAGCATCATCACAG GTTCAAAGCTTGGCTCTCCGCACGCATCTCCCTGGAGCTCTTGCTACTGCCCAGAACATCCAGATCAAGCCTCCTCTTCAAGGCCAGACACTGGTGTCCCCCCTTCCCAAGATGTCCATATGCCCACTGAAGTCCACACAGCTGTCCCAGAACCTGGTAGAAACTTCTAGAAGTGAGTCCCAGTTGACCGATGTCACTCAGCCACCATCAGCCCAACCTCACATTCCTCCTT CAACGTTCACACCAGTCCAGTCTCATACGCTGGTCAGACACCAGTTGCACTGCCCTTCCGGTCAGAGGGTGACGCCCCACCAGTTCATCATCCAGCAGAGCGCCGCCGCTCACAGACAAGTCCAGCCCATCGCTCTGCGTGTCACACCGCAGGAAAGCTCTCCTTTACCCCTTGCCCTGCAGACCCGCACCACTCCCACTACAGCCACCGTCCAATCACAGCACACAGAGTTCCTCTCAGTGCCCTCGTCTGCAAATCAAGCGGCCAATCAGTCGGCAGTTCCTCCTGCGGCGCTCCCCGACCCTCCACCCCTTCATCTGGGCCCAGTGCTAGAGCCAGTCTCCCAGTATTCACCTCTGGCCTGCCCCCCTCCTCTCACCATGGGTCTGCCCAGGCTGGTCCAGCCGCAGAGACTCTCTCTACGCTCAGTTCAGACCGTAGCTGTCCAGTCTGACCACATGCTGTCTGAAGAGGAGCACCCGGTCGATGAAGCAGTAGTTCAGTTGCCTTTTCAGAATCTACCGCCACCACAGACAGTGGCAGTGGACTTAAAGATGCAACCTGCTACACAAACAGAAGCTCCCTCG GCGACGCCGTTGTTGAAGGAGAGTGAAAGCATGAATTTGTTGAAGGATGTAGAACATGTGTGTCCTCAGTACATCAGTGCGCCCACCCCGCCACCACAGTCCCCACCAGATGAGTCACAGAGAACCTCTGATGATGTAACAGCTCAACCAGAAAACCGTACAG CTGATCCGGAGCAACCGTGCATTCAATCAAGCAGATCTGTGATCCGGTCACCGGAGGACCCCACACATGCCAACAGCTCCCCCCCTCCCCTCCTCTCTTCTGCGGTAAGAAGCACCAGCAGGCTTCCCCCAGCCAGCCTCCCAGGGAACCCTGAGGGTCGGCCCTCACAGGCCATCGTTAGACCTCACATCCTCACACACCTCATTGAGGGCTTCGTCATCCGAGAGGGCCTGGAGCCGTTCCCG GTGAGACATGCTTCCTTAGAGATGAACCTACAGGCCACACTGCCAGAAGATAGAGAGGATGGAGAATCAGCCCGGGATGACTGCCTAATGGATGTGGAGCATCCGGAAAACTCCACTGATTCCGACATTGACAACCCTCCCGCTGAGGATG AACAGACAGATGAAAACCTGCCTGACGTACTGGAATGCGAGTTTTGTGGGAAGAGAGGCTTCGCTCGTACCTTCCTCAGATCCAAACGCTTCTGCTCCATGACATGTGTCAGAAG ATTCAACGTAAGCTGTAAAAAACGCCTAAACCTGTTCAGGCCAGAAAAAGTTGGCCGCTGGCCCCACAGACCCATGGGCAGGCGGGGGAGACCACCTAGTCGTGTAAATGGCGGATCTAGGGAACACTACCTCAGACAG CAGCTGCAAGATTCCCATCGTTCCAACGACAACCAGAGGGTGTCCGATTCAGTGTGGATcgagagagaggaggaggatCCACCAGGCCCGATGACAACAAGGCTGCGTTTGCAGGCCGAAAGAGAGAAGGAgcaagacagagaaagagaacaGAGCCGACTGGGGAGCTGCAGCAGCTCTGACTGTGTTCTTGACTCAAGTCCCTCACAGTGGAGTGTGGAGCAAGTGTGCTCCTTCATCAGCTCTTTACCAG
- the phc3 gene encoding polyhomeotic-like protein 3 isoform X4, producing MGDTDKQSQEEMEGDGSSAAPVSSTPRSSSPTGSQPNSIPLGNVSSDRQAVQVIQQTLHRPQSMTAQYLQQMYAAQQQHILLQTAALQQQHQQSLTAAQILTTTEQITMPTSSVTQPIGRLQVTSSNSTGGAISQQAMLLGNSSPTGSQAQMYLRTQMLILAPAATVAAVQPDLTVVSSMSSHSASSQVQSLALRTHLPGALATAQNIQIKPPLQGQTLVSPLPKMSICPLKSTQLSQNLVETSRSESQLTDVTQPPSAQPHIPPSTFTPVQSHTLVRHQLHCPSGQRVTPHQFIIQQSAAAHRQVQPIALRVTPQESSPLPLALQTRTTPTTATVQSQHTEFLSVPSSANQAANQSAVPPAALPDPPPLHLGPVLEPVSQYSPLACPPPLTMGLPRLVQPQRLSLRSVQTVAVQSDHMLSEEEHPVDEAVVQLPFQNLPPPQTVAVDLKMQPATQTEAPSATPLLKESESMNLLKDVEHVCPQYISAPTPPPQSPPDESQRTSDDVTAQPENRTADPEQPCIQSSRSVIRSPEDPTHANSSPPPLLSSAVRSTSRLPPASLPGNPEGRPSQAIVRPHILTHLIEGFVIREGLEPFPVRHASLEMNLQATLPEDREDGESARDDCLMDVEHPENSTDSDIDNPPAEDEQTDENLPDVLECEFCGKRGFARTFLRSKRFCSMTCVRRFNVSCKKRLNLFRPEKVGRWPHRPMGRRGRPPSRVNGGSREHYLRQQLQDSHRSNDNQRVSDSVWIEREEEDPPGPMTTRLRLQAEREKEQDREREQSRLGSCSSSDCVLDSSPSQWSVEQVCSFISSLPGCHDIAAEFQSQEIDGQALLLLTEDHLMNAMNMKLGPALKICAQINALKEP from the exons ATGGGTGACACAGATAAACAGAGTCAGGAAGAGATGGAGGGGGACGGCAGCAGTGCCGCTCCAGTGAGCTCTACACCCAGATCCAGCTCTCCCACGGGCTCCCAGCCCAACTCCATTCCCCTGGGAAACGTCTCTTCAGACAGGCAGGCGGTCCAG GTAATCCAGCAGACGTTACACAGACCACAGAGCATGACAGCTCAGTACCTGCAACAGATGTATGCTGCCCAACAACAACACATCCTGCTGCAGACAGCTGCACTACAACAGCAGCATCAACAAAGCCTCACCGCTGCACAAATCCTGACCACCACAGAGCAG ATCACCATGCCAACCTCTTCTGTAACTCAGCCAATAGGTCGCCTCCAGGTCACTAGCTCCAATAGCACAGGGGGGGCCATATCCCAGCAGGCCATGCTTCTAGGAAACAGCTCTCCCACAGGTAGCCAGGCCCAAATGTATTTGCGCACTCAGATG CTGATTCTTGCTCCTGCTGCCACTGTGGCTGCTGTTCAACCTGATCTGACTGTTGTGAGTTCAATGTCCTCTCATTCAGCATCATCACAG GTTCAAAGCTTGGCTCTCCGCACGCATCTCCCTGGAGCTCTTGCTACTGCCCAGAACATCCAGATCAAGCCTCCTCTTCAAGGCCAGACACTGGTGTCCCCCCTTCCCAAGATGTCCATATGCCCACTGAAGTCCACACAGCTGTCCCAGAACCTGGTAGAAACTTCTAGAAGTGAGTCCCAGTTGACCGATGTCACTCAGCCACCATCAGCCCAACCTCACATTCCTCCTT CAACGTTCACACCAGTCCAGTCTCATACGCTGGTCAGACACCAGTTGCACTGCCCTTCCGGTCAGAGGGTGACGCCCCACCAGTTCATCATCCAGCAGAGCGCCGCCGCTCACAGACAAGTCCAGCCCATCGCTCTGCGTGTCACACCGCAGGAAAGCTCTCCTTTACCCCTTGCCCTGCAGACCCGCACCACTCCCACTACAGCCACCGTCCAATCACAGCACACAGAGTTCCTCTCAGTGCCCTCGTCTGCAAATCAAGCGGCCAATCAGTCGGCAGTTCCTCCTGCGGCGCTCCCCGACCCTCCACCCCTTCATCTGGGCCCAGTGCTAGAGCCAGTCTCCCAGTATTCACCTCTGGCCTGCCCCCCTCCTCTCACCATGGGTCTGCCCAGGCTGGTCCAGCCGCAGAGACTCTCTCTACGCTCAGTTCAGACCGTAGCTGTCCAGTCTGACCACATGCTGTCTGAAGAGGAGCACCCGGTCGATGAAGCAGTAGTTCAGTTGCCTTTTCAGAATCTACCGCCACCACAGACAGTGGCAGTGGACTTAAAGATGCAACCTGCTACACAAACAGAAGCTCCCTCG GCGACGCCGTTGTTGAAGGAGAGTGAAAGCATGAATTTGTTGAAGGATGTAGAACATGTGTGTCCTCAGTACATCAGTGCGCCCACCCCGCCACCACAGTCCCCACCAGATGAGTCACAGAGAACCTCTGATGATGTAACAGCTCAACCAGAAAACCGTACAG CTGATCCGGAGCAACCGTGCATTCAATCAAGCAGATCTGTGATCCGGTCACCGGAGGACCCCACACATGCCAACAGCTCCCCCCCTCCCCTCCTCTCTTCTGCGGTAAGAAGCACCAGCAGGCTTCCCCCAGCCAGCCTCCCAGGGAACCCTGAGGGTCGGCCCTCACAGGCCATCGTTAGACCTCACATCCTCACACACCTCATTGAGGGCTTCGTCATCCGAGAGGGCCTGGAGCCGTTCCCG GTGAGACATGCTTCCTTAGAGATGAACCTACAGGCCACACTGCCAGAAGATAGAGAGGATGGAGAATCAGCCCGGGATGACTGCCTAATGGATGTGGAGCATCCGGAAAACTCCACTGATTCCGACATTGACAACCCTCCCGCTGAGGATG AACAGACAGATGAAAACCTGCCTGACGTACTGGAATGCGAGTTTTGTGGGAAGAGAGGCTTCGCTCGTACCTTCCTCAGATCCAAACGCTTCTGCTCCATGACATGTGTCAGAAG ATTCAACGTAAGCTGTAAAAAACGCCTAAACCTGTTCAGGCCAGAAAAAGTTGGCCGCTGGCCCCACAGACCCATGGGCAGGCGGGGGAGACCACCTAGTCGTGTAAATGGCGGATCTAGGGAACACTACCTCAGACAG CAGCTGCAAGATTCCCATCGTTCCAACGACAACCAGAGGGTGTCCGATTCAGTGTGGATcgagagagaggaggaggatCCACCAGGCCCGATGACAACAAGGCTGCGTTTGCAGGCCGAAAGAGAGAAGGAgcaagacagagaaagagaacaGAGCCGACTGGGGAGCTGCAGCAGCTCTGACTGTGTTCTTGACTCAAGTCCCTCACAGTGGAGTGTGGAGCAAGTGTGCTCCTTCATCAGCTCTTTACCAG